One Thermodesulfobacteriota bacterium genomic window, CCCCTCCAGAGAAACCGGGAGCCATGCAAGACACGCATACGGCGGTGATCCTCCTCGGCCACGGGAGCCGGCTCCCCGAAGCCAACGCGGCGCTCGACGGGGTGGCCCGGCAGGTGGCCGCGCTCCTCGGGGAGACCCGGGTGGAGGTGGCCTTCTTGCAGATGGCGCAACCCGGCCTCGCCGCGGCGGCGGACCGGGGCGCCGCGGCCGGGGCCCGGACCGTGGTGATCGTGCCCTTCTTCCTCTTTCCGGGAGCCCACGTGCGCGACGACATCCCCCACGAGCTCGAACAACTGCGGCTCCGCCACCCCGGGGTGACCTTTT contains:
- a CDS encoding CbiX/SirB N-terminal domain-containing protein codes for the protein MQDTHTAVILLGHGSRLPEANAALDGVARQVAALLGETRVEVAFLQMAQPGLAAAADRGAAAGARTVVIVPFFLFPGAHVRDDIPHELEQLRLRHPGVTF